A window from Salvia miltiorrhiza cultivar Shanhuang (shh) chromosome 2, IMPLAD_Smil_shh, whole genome shotgun sequence encodes these proteins:
- the LOC131008791 gene encoding uncharacterized protein LOC131008791 isoform X2 yields MLVRAINQLVRETRTRLSLTFTSLTPSFTPNPQNPFFSAAAPPPLAIQADERFQHSRLMERHLKPAGNPTFITLAHSNRSGGSRGRRIETKDYHERSRGNCCISFGDNKIDALGRLLTRILRHKASELNIYMRNDGYVKVQDLLKLNLKTMANIPLRSHTVEDIREVVRHDNKQRFSLLEENGELLLRANQGHSIATVETESLLKPILSPEEVPVCVHGTYKSNLESILREGLKRMQRLHVHFSSGLPRNVEVVSGMRRDVDTLIFLDVRKSLEEGMKLYVSDNRVILTEGFDGVVPVKYFQKIEAWPQRRPICFR; encoded by the exons ATGCTCGTGAGAGCCATAAACCAGCTTGTACGTGAAACTCGAACCcgtctctctctcactttcacAAGCCTCACTCCCTCCTTCACACCAAATCCCCAAAATCCATTCTTCTCTGCCGCTGCTCCGCCTCCGCTCGCCATCCAAGCTGACGAAAG ATTCCAACACTCAAGGTTGATGGAAAGGCATCTCAAGCCAGCTGGAAACCCCACTTTTATTACCTTGGCTCATTCTAACAGAAG TGGTGGGAGCAGAGGTAGAAGAATAGAGACAAAAGATTACCACGAAAGATCAAGAGGAAATTGCTGCATCTCTTTTGGAGATAACAAGATTGATGCACTTGGCAGACTGCT AACGCGCATATTGAGACATAAGGCCTCTGAgttgaatatatatatgaggAATGATGGCTATGTCAAGGTCCAAGATCTGCTCAAGTTAAATCTGAAAACTATGGCGAATATTCCGCTGCGATCACACACAGTTGAAGATATTAGAGAG GTTGTCAGACATGATAACAAGCAGCGGTTTAGCCTGCTGGAAGAAAATGGAGAGCTGTTGCTACGTGCAAACCAAGGTCACAGTATAGCG ACAGTGGAAACAGAGAGCCTGCTGAAACCCATACTTTCACCTGAAGAAGTTCCAG TTTGCGTGCATGGGACCTACAAGAGTAACTTGGAATCAATCCTAAGGGAGGGTCTCAAGCGCATGCAGAGGTTACACGTGCATTTCTCCAGTGGCTTGCCGAGGAATGTAGAAGTTGTTAGTG GTATGAGGCGAGACGTTGACACATTAATCTTTCTCGATGTGAGAAAATCCCTGGAAG AGGGAATGAAACTTTACGTATCCGACAACAGGGTGATTTTAACCGAGGGTTTTGATGGAGTGGTGCCCGTGAAGTACTTCCAGAAGATTGAAGCATGGCCTCAGAGACGGCCCATATGTTTTAGATAG
- the LOC131008791 gene encoding uncharacterized protein LOC131008791 isoform X3 — protein MLVRAINQLVRETRTRLSLTFTSLTPSFTPNPQNPFFSAAAPPPLAIQADESSRFQHSRLMERHLKPAGNPTFITLAHSNRSGGSRGRRIETKDYHERSRGNCCISFGDNKIDALGRLLTRILRHKASELNIYMRNDGYVKVQDLLKLNLKTMANIPLRSHTVEDIREVVRHDNKQRFSLLEENGELLLRANQGHSIATVETESLLKPILSPEEVPVCVHGTYKSNLESILREGLKRMQRLHVHFSSGLPRNVEVVSGFFRYEARR, from the exons ATGCTCGTGAGAGCCATAAACCAGCTTGTACGTGAAACTCGAACCcgtctctctctcactttcacAAGCCTCACTCCCTCCTTCACACCAAATCCCCAAAATCCATTCTTCTCTGCCGCTGCTCCGCCTCCGCTCGCCATCCAAGCTGACGAAAG TTCCAGATTCCAACACTCAAGGTTGATGGAAAGGCATCTCAAGCCAGCTGGAAACCCCACTTTTATTACCTTGGCTCATTCTAACAGAAG TGGTGGGAGCAGAGGTAGAAGAATAGAGACAAAAGATTACCACGAAAGATCAAGAGGAAATTGCTGCATCTCTTTTGGAGATAACAAGATTGATGCACTTGGCAGACTGCT AACGCGCATATTGAGACATAAGGCCTCTGAgttgaatatatatatgaggAATGATGGCTATGTCAAGGTCCAAGATCTGCTCAAGTTAAATCTGAAAACTATGGCGAATATTCCGCTGCGATCACACACAGTTGAAGATATTAGAGAG GTTGTCAGACATGATAACAAGCAGCGGTTTAGCCTGCTGGAAGAAAATGGAGAGCTGTTGCTACGTGCAAACCAAGGTCACAGTATAGCG ACAGTGGAAACAGAGAGCCTGCTGAAACCCATACTTTCACCTGAAGAAGTTCCAG TTTGCGTGCATGGGACCTACAAGAGTAACTTGGAATCAATCCTAAGGGAGGGTCTCAAGCGCATGCAGAGGTTACACGTGCATTTCTCCAGTGGCTTGCCGAGGAATGTAGAAGTTGTTAGTGG atttttcaGGTATGAGGCGAGACGTTGA
- the LOC131008791 gene encoding uncharacterized protein LOC131008791 isoform X4, with protein MERHLKPAGNPTFITLAHSNRSGGSRGRRIETKDYHERSRGNCCISFGDNKIDALGRLLTRILRHKASELNIYMRNDGYVKVQDLLKLNLKTMANIPLRSHTVEDIREVVRHDNKQRFSLLEENGELLLRANQGHSIATVETESLLKPILSPEEVPVCVHGTYKSNLESILREGLKRMQRLHVHFSSGLPRNVEVVSGMRRDVDTLIFLDVRKSLEEGMKLYVSDNRVILTEGFDGVVPVKYFQKIEAWPQRRPICFR; from the exons ATGGAAAGGCATCTCAAGCCAGCTGGAAACCCCACTTTTATTACCTTGGCTCATTCTAACAGAAG TGGTGGGAGCAGAGGTAGAAGAATAGAGACAAAAGATTACCACGAAAGATCAAGAGGAAATTGCTGCATCTCTTTTGGAGATAACAAGATTGATGCACTTGGCAGACTGCT AACGCGCATATTGAGACATAAGGCCTCTGAgttgaatatatatatgaggAATGATGGCTATGTCAAGGTCCAAGATCTGCTCAAGTTAAATCTGAAAACTATGGCGAATATTCCGCTGCGATCACACACAGTTGAAGATATTAGAGAG GTTGTCAGACATGATAACAAGCAGCGGTTTAGCCTGCTGGAAGAAAATGGAGAGCTGTTGCTACGTGCAAACCAAGGTCACAGTATAGCG ACAGTGGAAACAGAGAGCCTGCTGAAACCCATACTTTCACCTGAAGAAGTTCCAG TTTGCGTGCATGGGACCTACAAGAGTAACTTGGAATCAATCCTAAGGGAGGGTCTCAAGCGCATGCAGAGGTTACACGTGCATTTCTCCAGTGGCTTGCCGAGGAATGTAGAAGTTGTTAGTG GTATGAGGCGAGACGTTGACACATTAATCTTTCTCGATGTGAGAAAATCCCTGGAAG AGGGAATGAAACTTTACGTATCCGACAACAGGGTGATTTTAACCGAGGGTTTTGATGGAGTGGTGCCCGTGAAGTACTTCCAGAAGATTGAAGCATGGCCTCAGAGACGGCCCATATGTTTTAGATAG
- the LOC131008795 gene encoding RHOMBOID-like protein 12, mitochondrial isoform X3, giving the protein MTNVIVLVLWRVAPQNFMVLNFMMSVQHIKCGLLYTMITSAFSHIIVGHLISNMLILSIFGTRIARKFGPKYLLKLYLGGAIGGSMGFLVYQAFIAPLVEVKQAEIRHSDLQGLGASAAVGAIMVHDILLLPPVGALLGGVFLIGMEMLSRWTLLIKIYGMPPNMRLEWEWEKKENAGARAHLGGAAAGGLAWLWKRKGRFGRF; this is encoded by the exons ATGACGAATGTTATTGTCCTTGTATTATGGAGAGTTGCACCCCAAAACTTTATGGTGctaaattttatg ATGTCTGTACAACACATCAAATGTGGCCTGCTCTACACAATGATAACCAGTGCGTTCAGTCATATAATTGTGGGGCACCTTATTTCAAATATGCTCATACTCTCCATCTTCGGAACACGT ATAGCACGAAAGTTTGGACCTAAATATTTGCTAAAGTTGTATCTAGGTGGTGCAATTGGTGGCTCGATGGGTTTTTTGGTATATCAGGCTTTCATAGCTCCGTTGGTTGAG GTTAAACAGGCAGAAATTAGGCATTCGGATCTTCAAGGACTG GGTGCAAGTGCTGCTGTGGGTGCGATAATGGTGCACGATATATTACTACTTCCACCAGTTGGTGCTTTATTAGGG GGTGTGTTTTTAATCGGCATGGAGATGTTGTCGAGG TGGACTCTGTTGATCAAGATCTACGGAATGCCCCCGAACATGAGGTTGGAGTGGGAGTGGGAG AAGAAAGAGAATGCCGGAGCCCGAGCTCATTTAGGTGGAGCGGCGGCTGGTGGCTTAGCGTGGTTGTGGAAAAGGAAGGGACGCTTCGGACGATTCTGA
- the LOC131008792 gene encoding uncharacterized protein LOC131008792 → MEMKLEGIEGSLVLIKQGAEARVFESTFVGRRSIVKERFPKKYRHPFLDSKLTLKRLNAEARCLTKARKLGVSTPALYAVDPLLHTLTFEYVEGPAVKDVLLDFGLHGIVEERLDDIATQIGDAIGKLHDGGLIHGDLTTSNMLVRHGTNKLALIDFGLSFTSTLPEDKAVDLYVLERALISMHSSCGNVMERILAAYKKSSKQWSSTLNKLAQVRQRGRKRTMIG, encoded by the exons ATGGAGATGAAGTTAGAGGGAATAGAAGGATCCTTGGTTTTGATTAAGCAAGGCGCTGAGGCT AGGGTGTTTGAGTCGACTTTTGTTGGTAGAAGGTCTATCGTTAAGGAACGGTTTCCAAAAAAATATCGGCATCCATTTTTGGACTCAAAGCTAACTCTCAAACGTCTTAATGCG GAAGCTCGGTGCTTGACAAAAGCTAGAAAGCTTGGGGTTTCCACTCCGGCGCTCTATGCTGTCGATCCCTTGCTACATACTCTTACGTTTGAGTATGTGGAAGGTCCTGCTGTGAAAGACGTATTACTCGACTTTGGCTTGCATGGTATTGTTGAAGAACGATTAGATGATATTGCAACACAGATTGGTGATGCCATCGGGAAACTACATGATGGTGGCCTGATCCATGGTGATTTGACAACATCAAACATGTTAGTTCGTCACGGTACTAATAAGTTG GCACTCATCGATTTCGGCCTAAGCTTCACTTCGACGCTTCCAGAAGATAAAGCTGTCGATCTTTATGTTCTTGAACGAGCATTGATATCTATGCACTCTTCATGCGGGAATGTG ATGGAACGAATCCTTGCTGCATACAAGAAATCCTCGAAGCAGTGGTCCTCAACCTTGAACAAGCTAGCTCAAG TACGACAAAGAGGAAGAAAACGCACAATGATCGGGTGA
- the LOC131008798 gene encoding RHOMBOID-like protein 12, mitochondrial isoform X2: MYWPSLASSILQNERSFFRRLTTDGVLWGLIMTNVAVFMLWNVADTKFMVKNFMISVENIKHGQLHTMITNAFSHRDAFHLFSNMVGLYFFGSSIGQTFGPQYLLKLYLGGAIAGSIFYLVYQAFIAPSVESKPGRLSHSQVPALGASAALNAIILLNILLYPTSTIYLEFFVPVPAYLVGVFLIGNDMWKVWKGNTEISGASHLGGAAAGALAWLSKRKGRFGRF, translated from the exons ATGTATTGGCCGAGTTTAGCCTCTTCCATCCTGCAGAATGA GAGATCATTTTTCAGAAGGCTTACAACCGACGGAGTTTTGTGGGGATTGATAATGACGAATGTTGCTGTCTTTATGTTATGGAATGTTGCAGACACAAAGTTTATGGTGAAGAATTTTATG ATTTCTGTAGAAAACATCAAACATGGCCAGCTTCACACGATGATAACCAATGCATTCAGTCATAGAGATGCGTTTCACCTCTTTTCAAATATGGTCGGGCTCTACTTCTTTGGAAGCAGT ATAGGACAAACTTTTGGACCTCAATATTTGCTGAAGTTGTATCTAGGTGGTGCGATTGCTGGCTCGATCTTTTATTTGGTATATCAGGCTTTCATAGCTCCATCAGTCGAG AGTAAACCGGGACGTCTTAGCCATTCGCAAGTTCCAGCACTG GGTGCAAGTGCTGCTTTGAATGCGATAATACTGCTCAATATACTTCTATATCCAACATCGACTATCTATCTAGAATTCTTTGTACCAGTTCCTGCTTATTTAGTG GGGGTGTTTTTGATCGGCAATGACATGTGGAAGGTGTGGAAG GGCAATACAGAAATTTCCGGAGCCTCTCATTTAGGTGGAGCAGCGGCTGGTGCCTTAGCGTGGTTGAGTAAAAGGAAGGGACGCTTTGGACGATTCTGA
- the LOC131008795 gene encoding RHOMBOID-like protein 12, mitochondrial isoform X2 produces MSTCEITFQKVDTGTMCGVIDNDECYCPCIMESCTPKLYGAKFYDVCTTHQMWPALHNDNQCVQSYNCGAPYFKYAHTLHLRNTSRKFGPKYLLKLYLGGAIGGSMGFLVYQAFIAPLVEVKQAEIRHSDLQGLGASAAVGAIMVHDILLLPPVGALLGGVFLIGMEMLSRWTLLIKIYGMPPNMRLEWEWEKKENAGARAHLGGAAAGGLAWLWKRKGRFGRF; encoded by the exons ATGTCTACATGT GAGATCACTTTTCAGAAGGTTGATACCGGAACCATGTGTGGTGTTATTGATAATGACGAATGTTATTGTCCTTGTATTATGGAGAGTTGCACCCCAAAACTTTATGGTGctaaattttatg ATGTCTGTACAACACATCAAATGTGGCCTGCTCTACACAATGATAACCAGTGCGTTCAGTCATATAATTGTGGGGCACCTTATTTCAAATATGCTCATACTCTCCATCTTCGGAACACGT CACGAAAGTTTGGACCTAAATATTTGCTAAAGTTGTATCTAGGTGGTGCAATTGGTGGCTCGATGGGTTTTTTGGTATATCAGGCTTTCATAGCTCCGTTGGTTGAG GTTAAACAGGCAGAAATTAGGCATTCGGATCTTCAAGGACTG GGTGCAAGTGCTGCTGTGGGTGCGATAATGGTGCACGATATATTACTACTTCCACCAGTTGGTGCTTTATTAGGG GGTGTGTTTTTAATCGGCATGGAGATGTTGTCGAGG TGGACTCTGTTGATCAAGATCTACGGAATGCCCCCGAACATGAGGTTGGAGTGGGAGTGGGAG AAGAAAGAGAATGCCGGAGCCCGAGCTCATTTAGGTGGAGCGGCGGCTGGTGGCTTAGCGTGGTTGTGGAAAAGGAAGGGACGCTTCGGACGATTCTGA
- the LOC131008798 gene encoding RHOMBOID-like protein 12, mitochondrial isoform X1, whose amino-acid sequence MRRQLGVGLLTKIARNGPSINLISPKSVSPSSFLIPFYRRSLSEYSTLSRSHLWKLCCPNGLRGTIQNGAFPTSLVATRVFSSALLQGRGKFPVTFRNRRSLASFSLDSRRRSFFRRLTTDGVLWGLIMTNVAVFMLWNVADTKFMVKNFMISVENIKHGQLHTMITNAFSHRDAFHLFSNMVGLYFFGSSIGQTFGPQYLLKLYLGGAIAGSIFYLVYQAFIAPSVESKPGRLSHSQVPALGASAALNAIILLNILLYPTSTIYLEFFVPVPAYLVGVFLIGNDMWKVWKGNTEISGASHLGGAAAGALAWLSKRKGRFGRF is encoded by the exons ATGCGAAGGCAGCTGGGCGTGGGGCTGCTTACTAAAATCGCAAGAAATGGCCCTTCGATCAACTTAATATCGCCAAAATCTGTGTCTCCCTCCTCATTCCTCATCCCATTTTATCGTCGCTCTCTCTCCGAGTATTCCACGCTTTCACGTTCCCATTTATGGAAACTATGCTGTCCCAATGGCCTTAGAGGGACCATCCAAAATGGGGCTTTTCCCACTTCACTTGTCGCAACAAGGGTTTTTTCGAGCGCCCTTTTGCAGGGCCGAGGCAAATTTCCTGTTACGTTTCGTAACAGAAGATCACTGGCTTCGTTTTCACTAGACAGCCGGCg GAGATCATTTTTCAGAAGGCTTACAACCGACGGAGTTTTGTGGGGATTGATAATGACGAATGTTGCTGTCTTTATGTTATGGAATGTTGCAGACACAAAGTTTATGGTGAAGAATTTTATG ATTTCTGTAGAAAACATCAAACATGGCCAGCTTCACACGATGATAACCAATGCATTCAGTCATAGAGATGCGTTTCACCTCTTTTCAAATATGGTCGGGCTCTACTTCTTTGGAAGCAGT ATAGGACAAACTTTTGGACCTCAATATTTGCTGAAGTTGTATCTAGGTGGTGCGATTGCTGGCTCGATCTTTTATTTGGTATATCAGGCTTTCATAGCTCCATCAGTCGAG AGTAAACCGGGACGTCTTAGCCATTCGCAAGTTCCAGCACTG GGTGCAAGTGCTGCTTTGAATGCGATAATACTGCTCAATATACTTCTATATCCAACATCGACTATCTATCTAGAATTCTTTGTACCAGTTCCTGCTTATTTAGTG GGGGTGTTTTTGATCGGCAATGACATGTGGAAGGTGTGGAAG GGCAATACAGAAATTTCCGGAGCCTCTCATTTAGGTGGAGCAGCGGCTGGTGCCTTAGCGTGGTTGAGTAAAAGGAAGGGACGCTTTGGACGATTCTGA
- the LOC131008791 gene encoding uncharacterized protein LOC131008791 isoform X1: protein MLVRAINQLVRETRTRLSLTFTSLTPSFTPNPQNPFFSAAAPPPLAIQADESSRFQHSRLMERHLKPAGNPTFITLAHSNRSGGSRGRRIETKDYHERSRGNCCISFGDNKIDALGRLLTRILRHKASELNIYMRNDGYVKVQDLLKLNLKTMANIPLRSHTVEDIREVVRHDNKQRFSLLEENGELLLRANQGHSIATVETESLLKPILSPEEVPVCVHGTYKSNLESILREGLKRMQRLHVHFSSGLPRNVEVVSGMRRDVDTLIFLDVRKSLEEGMKLYVSDNRVILTEGFDGVVPVKYFQKIEAWPQRRPICFR, encoded by the exons ATGCTCGTGAGAGCCATAAACCAGCTTGTACGTGAAACTCGAACCcgtctctctctcactttcacAAGCCTCACTCCCTCCTTCACACCAAATCCCCAAAATCCATTCTTCTCTGCCGCTGCTCCGCCTCCGCTCGCCATCCAAGCTGACGAAAG TTCCAGATTCCAACACTCAAGGTTGATGGAAAGGCATCTCAAGCCAGCTGGAAACCCCACTTTTATTACCTTGGCTCATTCTAACAGAAG TGGTGGGAGCAGAGGTAGAAGAATAGAGACAAAAGATTACCACGAAAGATCAAGAGGAAATTGCTGCATCTCTTTTGGAGATAACAAGATTGATGCACTTGGCAGACTGCT AACGCGCATATTGAGACATAAGGCCTCTGAgttgaatatatatatgaggAATGATGGCTATGTCAAGGTCCAAGATCTGCTCAAGTTAAATCTGAAAACTATGGCGAATATTCCGCTGCGATCACACACAGTTGAAGATATTAGAGAG GTTGTCAGACATGATAACAAGCAGCGGTTTAGCCTGCTGGAAGAAAATGGAGAGCTGTTGCTACGTGCAAACCAAGGTCACAGTATAGCG ACAGTGGAAACAGAGAGCCTGCTGAAACCCATACTTTCACCTGAAGAAGTTCCAG TTTGCGTGCATGGGACCTACAAGAGTAACTTGGAATCAATCCTAAGGGAGGGTCTCAAGCGCATGCAGAGGTTACACGTGCATTTCTCCAGTGGCTTGCCGAGGAATGTAGAAGTTGTTAGTG GTATGAGGCGAGACGTTGACACATTAATCTTTCTCGATGTGAGAAAATCCCTGGAAG AGGGAATGAAACTTTACGTATCCGACAACAGGGTGATTTTAACCGAGGGTTTTGATGGAGTGGTGCCCGTGAAGTACTTCCAGAAGATTGAAGCATGGCCTCAGAGACGGCCCATATGTTTTAGATAG
- the LOC131008793 gene encoding protein SPIRAL1-like 1, translated as MGRGVSSGGGQSSLGYLFGGNEAPAPKPAATNVEAPPRNSAPTRNSAPPASTVVADKSSAVAPSGDAPKQIPAGIQGSQKNNNYFRADGQNTGNFLTDRPSTKVHAAPGGGSSLGYLFGDGK; from the exons ATGGGTCGTGGAGTTAGCAGCGGTGGAGGTCAGAGTTCTTTGGGATACCTATTTGGAGGCAACGAAGCTCCTGCACCAAAACCTGCTGCAACCAATGTGGAGGCTCCTCCGAGGAATTCAGCACCTACAAGGAATTCAGCTCCACCGGCAAGTACTGTGGTTGCAGACAAGTCATCTGCTGTTGCACCATCTGGCGACGCCCCCAAGCAGATTCCTGCTGGCATCCAGGGTAGCCAGAAAAACAACAACTACTTCCGTGCTGATGGCCAAAACACTGGCAATTTCCTCACG GATCGACCATCCACCAAAGTTCATGCTGCTCCAGGAGGTGGATCTTCCCTGGGATATCTTTTCGGAGATGGCAAGTAG
- the LOC131008795 gene encoding RHOMBOID-like protein 12, mitochondrial isoform X1 — translation MRRHVWLLTKTAGNGPSINVISPKSLSLSSFLKPNSIPFHRGSLSEYSTPSRSHLWKISSPNGLRGAIQNGAFPTSLLARRFFSNALLQGRPKSPVTFLNRRSLSSFSPDSRWRSLFRRLIPEPCVVLLIMTNVIVLVLWRVAPQNFMVLNFMMSVQHIKCGLLYTMITSAFSHIIVGHLISNMLILSIFGTRIARKFGPKYLLKLYLGGAIGGSMGFLVYQAFIAPLVEVKQAEIRHSDLQGLGASAAVGAIMVHDILLLPPVGALLGGVFLIGMEMLSRWTLLIKIYGMPPNMRLEWEWEKKENAGARAHLGGAAAGGLAWLWKRKGRFGRF, via the exons ATGCGAAGGCACGTTTGGCTGCTTACTAAAACAGCAGGAAATGGCCCTTCGATCAACGTAATATCGCCAAAATCTTTGTCTCTCTCCTCATTCCTCAAACCCAATTCCATCCCATTTCATCGTGGCTCTCTCTCGGAGTATTCCACGCCTTCACGTTCCCATCTATGGAAAATAAGCAGTCCCAATGGCCTGAGAGGGGCCATCCAAAATGGGGCTTTTCCCACTTCACTTCTCGCAAGAAGGTTTTTTTCCAACGCCCTTTTGCAGGGGCGACCCAAATCTCCTGTTACGTTCCTTAACAGGAGATCACTGTCTTCGTTTTCACCAGACAGCCGGTg GAGATCACTTTTCAGAAGGTTGATACCGGAACCATGTGTGGTGTTATTGATAATGACGAATGTTATTGTCCTTGTATTATGGAGAGTTGCACCCCAAAACTTTATGGTGctaaattttatg ATGTCTGTACAACACATCAAATGTGGCCTGCTCTACACAATGATAACCAGTGCGTTCAGTCATATAATTGTGGGGCACCTTATTTCAAATATGCTCATACTCTCCATCTTCGGAACACGT ATAGCACGAAAGTTTGGACCTAAATATTTGCTAAAGTTGTATCTAGGTGGTGCAATTGGTGGCTCGATGGGTTTTTTGGTATATCAGGCTTTCATAGCTCCGTTGGTTGAG GTTAAACAGGCAGAAATTAGGCATTCGGATCTTCAAGGACTG GGTGCAAGTGCTGCTGTGGGTGCGATAATGGTGCACGATATATTACTACTTCCACCAGTTGGTGCTTTATTAGGG GGTGTGTTTTTAATCGGCATGGAGATGTTGTCGAGG TGGACTCTGTTGATCAAGATCTACGGAATGCCCCCGAACATGAGGTTGGAGTGGGAGTGGGAG AAGAAAGAGAATGCCGGAGCCCGAGCTCATTTAGGTGGAGCGGCGGCTGGTGGCTTAGCGTGGTTGTGGAAAAGGAAGGGACGCTTCGGACGATTCTGA